Proteins found in one Cheilinus undulatus linkage group 9, ASM1832078v1, whole genome shotgun sequence genomic segment:
- the LOC121514905 gene encoding GTPase HRas, with the protein MTEYKLVVVGAGGVGKSALTIQLIQNHFVDEYDPTIEDSYRKQVVIDGETCLLDILDTAGQEEYSAMRDQYMRTGEGFLCVFAINNTKSFEDIHQYREQIKRVKDSDDVPMVLVGNKCDLPARTVDTRQAQELARSYGIPYIETSAKTRQGVEDAFYTLVREIRQHKLRKLNPPDESGQDCMSCRCVVS; encoded by the exons atgACGGAGTATAAGCTGGTGGTGGTGGGAGCAGGAGGCGTGGGCAAGAGTGCACTTACCATCCAGCTCATCCAGAACCACTTTGTGGATGAATATGACCCCACTATAGAG gACTCGTACAGGAAGCAGGTTGTGATTGACGGGGAGACCTGCCTGCTGGACATCCTGGACACTGCAGGTCAGGAGGAGTACAGCGCCATGAGGGATCAGTACATGAGGACAGGGGAGGGCTTCCTCTGCGTCTTCGCTATAAACAACACCAAgtcttttgaggacattcatcagtACAG GGAACAGATTAAACGTGTAAAGGACTCAGACGATGTGCCCATGGTGCTTGTGGGAAACAAATGTGACCTCCCTGCACGTACGGTGGACACAAGGCAAGCCCAAGAACTCGCCCGATCCTACGGCATCCCTTATATAGAGACCTCTGCAAAGACACGACAG ggaGTAGAGGACGCTTTCTATACACTGGTTAGAGAGATCAGACAGCATAAGCTGAGGAAGCTGAACCCTCCTGATGAGAGCGGTCAGGACTGTATGAGCTGCCGCTGCGTAGTATCATGA
- the zgc:123278 gene encoding tumor susceptibility gene 101 protein gives MSYSEEKIKKMLPKTYLRKHVANEISVAVTHFKHLVPVMDKYVYNDGTTKDLMSLTGTIQVKYTDKSYNIPVCLWLEESYPQTPPICYVRPTREMMVVRGKFVSTNGEVILPYLDEWKNGECDLVSLLQVMSVMFGDFPPVCMRPHPEPELSSCWLQFHQKRARVLSNSDGEMYLCLPKEDGQPFQQEHETTC, from the exons ATGTCTTACAGTGAGGAAAAGATTAAGAAAATGCTTCCTAAG ACATATCTTAGGAAGCATGTGGCTAATGAAATTAGTGTTGCAGTGACTCACTTCAAACATCTTGTCCCAGTGATGGACAAATACG tTTACAACGATGGAACCACTAAGGACTTGATGAGTCTGACGGGAACCATTCAAGTCAAGTATACTG ACAAGTCCTACAACATCCCTGTGTGCCTATGGCTTGAAGAAAGCTATCCCCAGACTCCCCCCATCTGCTACGTCAGACCCACACGGGAGATGATGGTTGTCCGGGGAAAGTTTGTGTCCACTAATGGGGAAGTGATCCTACCTTACTTGGATGagtggaaaaat GGTGAATGTGACCTGGTGAGCCTCCTCCAGGTGATGAGTGTCATGTTTGGAGACTTCCCTCCTGTTTGTATGCGGCCCCATCCCGAGCCAGAGCTGTCTTCTT GTTGGCTGCAGTTCCATCAGAAACGAGCACGAGTGCTGTCAAATTCAGATGGAGAAATGTATCTGTGTTTACCCAAAGAAGACGGCCAACCTTTCCAGCAAGAGCATGAAACAACCTGTTAG